The DNA window TTCAAATTAAAGGAGCTAAATGGAGTATTGCTTCATTTGATGTCGGTTTTGAAGAAGCATCATTTGAAACCATTGCACTATAAAAGGGACACGTACTAGACAAGTGCATATGTTCTCATACATGAATTGTCTATTTGTCTTTGATTGGATTAGTACTCTTAGTTCTGTTCACAACTACATGGAATATTATGCTAACTTGTCCTAATTGCAATGGGTGGTAGTGGTAGTGGTGGTGACGGTAGCTGTGGTAGGTGGTGGAGCCCTCCCCTCTACAACCAAATCCAGAATATAATTAAATGAAACCGCACCTAAATGCAAACTGGTTCTTCATTCTTCACCCAAGATAGATGGAGATTTAACCTCAAGGAACACAGCCTAAACCAGCTCATGTATGTCATATTATTCTATGGACCAATGTTTGATAGATAATTATAGTTGATTATGTTAGATTTAGATTGGTCCAAAATGTGACGCGAGCCAACAATTTCTTTCTGTGGTAGATAAATGgattaaaaaaatcctagaaaatttgATGTAAGAACTAAGAACAAATTGGTTGGAGACGCATTCAGCCACGTTTAATAGAAATTGGTTCTCCCAGGGTACGGGCCTACGGGGCTTAGACTAGGGAAACCTAAAAGAACACGTTTCTTTTTCGGATAAATTATTACAAGGctagtaataataattatttatttactattagaaagaaaacaaagcacTAAAAAACAAAGTAGCTAAAATTTTGATCAaacttttaaaagtttttttaatattgattgtatATCCCATGAATTAtgcaatttatttatttattctaagaTAAGGAAAATAGCTAGGTAGCtcttgaaagagatttgaaacGTTTTGCCCTCACATGTTGATTCGTTGAGGATTGAGGAGAGGTCTTTTTCTTGGATCCactttttaaaaatgaataaataaaaaataaactggaTGCCCTCCTACGTCGACCTCTATCCTTATCCAGTTATCCTTGTTGGTTTTAATTGCGCAATGCCACTTTCCTAGGAAACTGCTTCTTTTGTTGACCCACGGATTCATCTATGTCTTCTATTACTCCATGCTCTCTTTCAACTTTCAACTTTCAACTTTATCTATCTACCCTCCCATTCAGATTACACCTTCTAATACAACTTTGAATAACTATCACCAAAAGTTGTTAAGAAAAATGGTACTAGTAGAAAGTCaatattatgtaatttgatATCACTATATAAACTTGGAAAATATGTAGGAGTAAGACTCAACTAGGAGTGGTTTCTATGAAAAAATTCATATACTAATTTTATTCACATCTTTAACACTTCAACACGCCAACTCAAATTCTTGGAAACATGTTatgttatataatataattcgATTCATTGAACAAAAGGAACAACAAAAGCACTTAATTTGGTTTCTTTATAGAGCAAATCAAGCCTAAGGATATGGTTGCGACCACGACCAGCACTTTATGCGTCTTGGTActattatgttttaatttagtACGGAATGTGTATATTAAATAGCATTATTTGATTCTAAAGTGATAGAACGTTGAATTTTCATCGGCGGAATTTGAGATAAAGATGTAATCTAGTGTGATGCGACTTGGGAGCGTGACTAAATGAATGTCTAAGATGAACAAGAGCAACTTTCTATGACATTGTTGCACCTTTTCCTCGTTATTTACGGCTTCCAAATGATAAGTATATATAAATTGATACACGGCGTTCAGATTATTATGATAACACTTCATAATAATCTAAGACGCAATGTTTTGTCTCCAAGGGGACCCAACATTGTTtgaatagaattttatttatttcggtGCAACTTTCTTGAACTTTAAAACAATACAAGAAGTGATGTTTTGGACTTTTGGTAAGGGAAATCTTAAAAGTGCTCTCCTCGgatatagataaataaagcCAAACACCAAGGATTAGGATTAAGATAAGGAATAGAAACTCGAATGATGGCTACTTCTTTAGCATGCTAATAAAGTAGCGCCTCCAGCAAAAAGGTATTATTTCCTGCCGCAAAGATTAAAGGGGCTGGACGCTATATAGTATGGGCCCACTGGGTGTTAAAGGAAAGCCCAATTATTGGTCACATTTATTAGTACTCATATGGATAAGATTCTCTTTGGGCTTTTAGCCCTGTTTCTATACCAACAAAATAAAGGATAAGATTTCATTTCGAGATCATgaccaaaaatattaaaaagcatttaattttgagatttatttatATTACATTTAACTCCCTCCAAGTTTTTAACGTGACATTTACCTCTTTCCGTTTAACTAACATAAAACTACAATTTTATCCttaattttttaagatattattgGATTTTCCATTCAATGCTCTTGTGCCAAGGTAAAGAAAATCGAAATTCtacataaaattgaaaaagtaaattaagtaagtaaaacataaaattttaacaagATTCAAATCgtaaaatcatcatcaaattctaataaaaattttatagaatCGATTCACTCATTTAAAATCGTAATACCAAAAGATTTTAAGAGTTAAATCAATATTCTAAATATTATGCTTCTAAAtattatgcttctgtgcatgGATTACCTCCACAACTTCATCTTGTTCTACCCTTACATATAAAGAAACTCCTTGTTCTATACTCTCAAAAAATTATGATTTCCTTAAATCACCGCCTTGGGGATGTAGCTCAAATGGTAGAGCGCTCGCTTTGCATGCGAGAGGCACGGGGTTCGATCCCCCGCATCTCCAAAATTTTGTTACCACTTTTACCcaaaaaactcaaacaagagTGCACACGCCATAGTTGCATGTAAGTGTTTCATTTTACTAAAATGTGCCTTATTGAGATAGTTATAACACCATTATTCAGAATTCTTTGCAGCAGTTATAACTACACGAATGCATAACGAAAACTGGAAACAAGTCATATACTTCATTTAGAAGTCCAATTCTTTCCTAAAAATGGGTTACATACTTACATATGTTGCATCAACAGGTAACAAATAACGCTGAGCAGCGAAAATTTATGGCTTGCCATGacaagaaaaaattaaacttgTTGAGCTGATATAATATCAAAGAATGTGAAAATGACTTCCAGACACCACTTGGCATAAGTCTAACgaacaaaaaaatgaatgatcgcAGCTAAGTAGTCTGCAAgctgaaagaaagaaacaaaatgtTTATATCAAAAACCTTAAACAGGAATTGATCAGCCAAATGGAAGtaataaaagtaatccatatACTCCCTCCTTTCCATATTGACAAGTCATTTTGACTTTTCTAATACATTTAAGAATTAAGTATCTGGATATAAATTACGTTTGCAAACCCTCGACTATAATGTAGTAGAAAAGGTAAAACAACTTATGAATAGGGAATGAAGGGTGTATTAGATTTCTTCCATTTGATTGTGTTTGACATGTGTATGCAAGAATGATGTGGCATGTGAAAATTTCACCTGAGTTGGAATACTTTTTCCAGTTTGACCTTCAATAACTAGGCCTGCCGCGAGACCAATCATTGCCCACGCTCCATTAATTGCCTCAATTTGGCGCCGCCTCTACATTCAACACATTAGGTTAGTCAGAAATGAGGAACATGATTTTAGTAGAGTTAGAGTTAGATATCTTAATTTCTGTCAGCATTGATTGACATACAAGGGGAAGCAACATAATTTGAAAGTTCCTTCTATAGTTCTACATTAGTTGAAATTTGACAATAACAACCAAATATAAGACAACTTTCACCTTAAGTTTCTCTTTTGCTTTAATTCTTTCCATTTGCCTGGCAGCCAATCGCTTGGCCTCGACAGGATCAACCATTATCACATCTTTATTTGAACCTTCCTTTCCTGAAGACACCTGTGtaattaatatgaaaaaatgATGATCTCAATATAGGAaagccaaaaaaataaataaacaaataaatcaaagaaTGTTCAAAAGAGTTGCTGTAATTTCCGTATGCATGAAAACTTTTAGCAAGAACTTACAATAATTTGTTTACTGCCCAAAAAATGGAAATAAAGAATCAGTGTTGTATACTGATTTACATAAATTCTGAATGTGTAAGTTAGTTACTAGTTTACATTTTACAAGATGTAACACTTTAGCCTAAAGCTCATAAAGCCTAAAATTCACTATATCATTTCAGAAGAAGATAGCACCCCTTATTTTCTCAGAGAAAGCTAGAAGGCATCAAGAAaggaatattttaattataaacataCACGTAAATACCCTCACATGAACCAAAAGTATTTCTACAAAACTAAGAatgttttcacttttattcCACAGTTCTCTGCTTCTCTCCATGAAGCAAGTATATTGGACGTTAACAGTAAAGTCAGAAGTTATAAACTTATAATCAGTTCTGCATAACTCTCTATGTATGAAGCAGGAAGTCTACACTTTTTATGCATACATTAGGATTAGCCAGAATTCGAAATGCTTGACCCCTGGTTCTATTCGCGGCTATGCCTGCATCTTGCTCTCTTCTCCAACCCCACCTAAAACAAGGAGGTGAATCTCATTAACATAACAATTTGTGATTCAGATTTTCCTCCATTCAGAGAGAAAATTGTTGGATTTTCTGTTAGAATGGACTGaactttcttgtgctttttttttCCTATATTAAGATCAATTCTCTCTGCCTCTGCACGATATAACATGTATGTATACCATATCAACACATTGTGATATATGTGGCCCATTAATTTTATGCTAATATTATCAAAACAGAACAGGAAATGGAAGTCCAAGCTGTTCTGATATacatatttagttattttattcaCACCTAACCCAAAAATCTAGATGGAGTTAGGAAATTACTGAATttgaaatatattatttttcgtACCCCAAGTCTTGCCTATTCTACTTTTGGCATGAAAAATTGGATGCACAAGTGCAAGAAGGTTATGGCTTATAAAACGATGATAAATAATTAGAGCTAAAGTTAGGCAGATTCGACAAGCTTAATTCCGAAAGTTGAAGTCGAAGGAAGTGAAAGCATAGATTGCAAGTTCAAAGCTTCAACATTTAGATGAATTTAAGCTGCAATAAGGTAAAAGCAAAGGAAATCATAGACGAGAGAGGAACAAAGAGAAAacgaaaagaaggaagaaggaagagaggTACCTGAAAAGAGGAAGGGGCtgaaggtggtggtggtgagcGTTGGAAGGGAGAAGGTAAGCGTTCAGTGGTGGAAGAATGGTTGACGCCATCGCTTtgttctcttcctctttctgtGGCCCTCTCCTCTTtatctcttcctcttctctttctcactGCTCCTTTCagcttatttgaaaaaaataaaataaaaaaggggttAACTTAAAAAAACGTTTTCcaattatttaaacaaaaaaataaactcaaattttattatcgacaaaaatacttttaaataattttaaaacacaataaaaatatttaacagtaatatatatttttaaacaatgacatagaaatttaattttaatacaattttttataagtaattaagtatgattataaaaataaaataaaatattattattaagaataataatatctcattttttaatCATGATTGTAAAAAATTATGTCAAAATTTACTctctaatgtattttttgaaaaatacatatttaatgttagataTTTTGCAAAATTAtctaacattaaatatatatttctaaaaagtatattagaaattgaattttgatacaattttttgtaggcatgattagaaaaataagatattattatccttaaaatttggtgatttttagttaaatatgtattttttttgttaccaaccaataatatttttaaaaaactacaaaaaatatatacttagcaAAAAAGTTGTAACACTctaacttttagcacgtcatgatcgtatCAAAAGTGAGGCATTACTTACCTGTCTTCcatatttactatttaaatatacaaatagtTAACTCAACCCAAAAATAGCTTTCTTTATTAAACCCTTAAAATCCTTCCTAAGTCTTACTTGAAGCCGGGTAACCCCTTTTCTTAAACcacattatttaaataaaatctccGTCACATTAATAATTCCTCGTCCCTAAATAATATTCCTCAATTGCCGCAATATCTAAATAAGTCAGCATCGCAAATAATATACCTAAACCCAATCCACAAACATCAACCCCTACCACATTATTAAGTCCACAACACAAGTAGAGTGTCCAGTAAAGTACACAAGCAATACACAAAGTCAACGGCACAATCACAAATAAACAAGATAAACAACCACAATTAAATGCAAATACGCAAACAATATGATGCATGTTTGTCCTaagcaggccatgagctcacgcgTCGGTTGTCTACCCGCAAGCCGATGTTACTCGGGGCGAACCCCGAATATGGTTCCTTTACCGTGTCAGTCAGGCACAATTATCATCATGGGCGAACCTATGTCAGTTAGGATATCTTAGTATCACGGTAAGAACAGGCTATCAGTTAGGCGAACCTTCCCGCATTAGCAACCTTAGGTTATCAGTTAGGCAGGCACTTTTGCATTAGTAACCATAGGCTATCAGTTAGGCGGACATTCCCACTTTAGCAATCTCGGACTATCAATTAAGCGGGCACTTCCGCATTAGCACTTTGGCACAAAAGTTCATTTAACATACGCTTTTCAAGCGTCTAACATATTCATTCTTTctcatttctttcttcttaagtATCTATTTCCTCCATTAGTtctcatttcctttctttttattattcctcCACATCACCGATTACATACCCACACCTCCGCATCACCTATATTATTAAACGTACCACTGCATCACCAAATAATCAATCACACATATTCCCCATCATGCTAATACCAAAATTCATTACTATCCACTTCCACAACCATAAATCCCAACATCAAACTCAATCTCAACTCAAACC is part of the Arachis duranensis cultivar V14167 chromosome 1, aradu.V14167.gnm2.J7QH, whole genome shotgun sequence genome and encodes:
- the LOC107459729 gene encoding uncharacterized protein LOC107459729, whose amino-acid sequence is MASTILPPLNAYLLPSNAHHHHLQPLPLFRWGWRREQDAGIAANRTRGQAFRILANPNVSSGKEGSNKDVIMVDPVEAKRLAARQMERIKAKEKLKRRRQIEAINGAWAMIGLAAGLVIEGQTGKSIPTQLADYLAAIIHFFVR